One Sinorhizobium mexicanum genomic region harbors:
- a CDS encoding cell wall hydrolase, which translates to MSLPAWAASALIGIAIFLSFPSAVAYSDLATFLSGINRGGERWRMYLTQSPAGSLHEVEMVFADPITTGALDGGAGVTMPDGSHVALTAETKHEGATPDEDRVTRKLKKGRIIAVTPVTPPKDFTAGSILQRTSSLMEPDFDGAEKMVFAKPRIMGKEIEIATAFYRKKPPKAEPGVSPMLAKLITNDKADILATAYVRPEPDYARESPFDSILRQDKNGGRFIPDIAPDDHAWAATVLPATVFSKEEQTCLAEGIYFEARSESVKGQAAVAQVILNRVRNPTYPKTICGVVYQNKAWRNRCQFSFACDMIRDLIYSRSHWKTAKEVAMAVTAGKIWLPEVGSATHYHATYVKPAWAKTMKRVGKIGLHVFYRTYGGGWS; encoded by the coding sequence ATGTCTTTGCCGGCCTGGGCTGCGTCCGCGTTGATCGGCATTGCCATTTTCCTGAGCTTCCCTTCAGCGGTCGCCTATTCCGACCTGGCGACTTTCCTGTCGGGCATCAACCGCGGTGGCGAGCGCTGGCGGATGTATCTCACGCAGTCGCCTGCCGGTTCGCTGCATGAGGTCGAGATGGTGTTCGCCGATCCGATCACCACCGGTGCCCTGGACGGCGGTGCAGGCGTCACCATGCCCGACGGTAGCCATGTGGCGCTGACCGCGGAAACCAAACATGAGGGCGCGACGCCCGACGAAGACCGCGTGACCCGCAAGCTCAAGAAGGGTCGGATCATTGCCGTTACCCCGGTGACGCCGCCGAAGGACTTTACCGCCGGTTCGATTCTCCAGCGGACGAGCTCGCTGATGGAGCCGGACTTCGACGGGGCCGAGAAGATGGTTTTCGCCAAACCGCGCATCATGGGCAAGGAGATCGAGATCGCCACGGCTTTCTACCGAAAGAAGCCGCCAAAGGCCGAGCCCGGCGTTTCGCCGATGCTCGCCAAGCTGATCACCAACGACAAGGCCGATATTCTTGCGACCGCCTATGTCCGGCCCGAGCCGGACTATGCGCGTGAGTCGCCCTTCGATTCGATCCTCAGGCAAGACAAGAACGGCGGGCGCTTCATTCCGGACATCGCGCCCGACGACCATGCCTGGGCGGCCACCGTCTTGCCGGCTACGGTCTTCAGCAAGGAGGAGCAGACCTGCCTCGCCGAGGGGATCTACTTCGAGGCCCGCAGCGAGTCCGTTAAGGGCCAGGCGGCGGTTGCGCAGGTCATTCTCAATCGCGTGCGCAATCCGACCTACCCGAAGACGATTTGCGGCGTCGTCTACCAGAACAAGGCCTGGCGCAATCGCTGCCAGTTCTCGTTCGCCTGCGACATGATCCGTGACCTGATCTATTCGCGCTCCCACTGGAAGACCGCCAAGGAAGTCGCGATGGCCGTCACCGCCGGCAAGATCTGGTTGCCGGAGGTGGGGTCGGCCACGCACTATCACGCGACCTATGTGAAGCCAGCCTGGGCGAAAACCATGAAGCGGGTTGGCAAGATCGGGTTGCACGTCTTCTATCGCACTTACGGCGGCGGCTGGAGCTGA
- a CDS encoding F0F1 ATP synthase subunit B: MALDATFYALIGLILFLALIAYLKVPGMMASALDARADKIGNELAEAKRLREEAQSLVAEYQRKRKDAEAEAASIVAAAQREAEMLTAEAKQKTEEYVARRTALSEQKIKQAESDAINAVRSAAVDLAISAAEKVLSAKTDAGAQDTLFKKALGEVKSRLN; encoded by the coding sequence ATGGCTCTTGATGCTACTTTCTACGCCCTTATCGGCCTGATCCTCTTCCTTGCTCTCATCGCCTATCTCAAGGTTCCGGGCATGATGGCCAGCGCGCTCGACGCTCGCGCCGACAAGATCGGCAACGAACTGGCTGAAGCCAAGCGCCTGCGCGAAGAGGCCCAGAGCCTGGTCGCCGAGTATCAGCGCAAGCGCAAGGACGCCGAGGCCGAGGCGGCCAGCATCGTTGCCGCAGCCCAGCGGGAAGCGGAAATGCTGACGGCGGAAGCCAAGCAGAAGACCGAGGAATATGTCGCGCGCCGCACGGCCCTTTCCGAACAGAAGATCAAGCAGGCCGAAAGCGACGCGATCAATGCGGTCCGCTCGGCAGCCGTCGATCTGGCGATCAGCGCGGCGGAAAAGGTCTTGTCGGCCAAGACCGATGCCGGTGCGCAGGATACGCTGTTCAAGAAGGCGCTCGGCGAGGTCAAGTCTCGGCTCAACTGA
- a CDS encoding F0F1 ATP synthase subunit B, which translates to MFVTAAYAQSTTPEGEAHDPAAAGEVHTETGVAPEGEHGTGVFPPFDSTHFASQLLWLAITFGLFYLLMSKVIIPRIGSILETRHDRIAQDLDEASRLKGEADAAIASYEQELASAKAKGHSIADTARDAAKAKATADRTAVEADLANKITAAETRIADIKSKALADVGAIAEETATAVVKQLIGGTVTKAEITAAVKASAGN; encoded by the coding sequence ATGTTCGTGACCGCGGCTTATGCCCAGTCAACCACACCTGAAGGCGAAGCACACGATCCCGCTGCGGCCGGCGAGGTGCACACCGAAACGGGTGTGGCCCCCGAAGGCGAACACGGCACGGGCGTGTTCCCGCCTTTCGATTCGACCCATTTCGCATCGCAGCTGCTCTGGCTCGCGATCACCTTCGGCCTCTTCTATCTGTTGATGTCGAAGGTTATCATTCCGCGTATTGGTAGCATTCTTGAGACCCGCCACGACCGGATCGCTCAGGATCTGGATGAAGCGTCGCGCCTCAAAGGCGAAGCCGATGCTGCCATCGCGTCCTACGAGCAGGAACTGGCGAGCGCCAAGGCCAAGGGGCATTCGATCGCCGATACAGCGCGCGACGCCGCCAAGGCGAAGGCTACTGCTGACCGGACCGCGGTCGAGGCTGACCTGGCAAACAAGATCACCGCCGCTGAAACGCGCATTGCTGACATCAAGTCCAAGGCGCTCGCCGACGTCGGCGCGATCGCCGAGGAAACGGCAACCGCTGTCGTCAAGCAACTGATCGGTGGAACTGTCACCAAGGCTGAGATCACTGCCGCCGTCAAGGCATCGGCAGGCAACTGA
- a CDS encoding potassium transporter Kup, giving the protein MSQSSAPAVQGSENVRRLLVLGLGSIGVVYGDIGTSPLYAFREALRPVSHDGVTDVEIIGLISLMIWTLTIIVTIKYVLFLLRADNQGEGGTLSLLALLMKTANGHASILFFMGIAGAALFIGDAMITPALSVLSAVEGLRLVTPALTDYVVPIAVVIMLLLFAVQSKGTAAVSNFFGPITLVWFLVMGAVGLMHIADDMSIFAAFNPLYAATFMLNEGFVGMIVLGAVFLTVTGAEALYADLGHFGRRPIQWAWFTVVFPALTLNYLGQGAFVLKNPDAMSDPFFLMFPKWALLPAVLLATAATIIASQAVITGAFSLTRQAIHLGFLPRMAIFHTSETHTGQIYLPNVNTLLMFGVMALVFMFGSSEALATAYGISVTGAMVVTTILSFEFLRARWNWSAWWAAGALFPLFMLEFFFLGANMLKIHDGGYVPILIAATFIIVMWTWKRGTELLHAKTRHIDIPLSSFIKSIERKSEHAPVAVPGTAIFLTSDPDSTPAALLHNIKHNHVLHMQNFILTIRTANTPKVPKEERVSVKPLSERFTLLEMKFGFMETQNVSQALGLFRKSGLKFDIMSTSFYLGRRKLVPDAQSGMPHWQDRLFIALASAAIDPSDYFRLPTNRVVELGSHVII; this is encoded by the coding sequence ATGTCTCAATCGTCTGCCCCTGCCGTACAAGGGTCCGAGAATGTGCGCCGCCTGCTCGTCCTCGGGCTCGGATCGATCGGCGTCGTCTATGGCGATATCGGCACCAGCCCCCTCTACGCATTCCGCGAGGCGCTGCGGCCCGTTTCGCACGACGGTGTCACGGACGTTGAGATCATCGGGTTGATCTCGTTGATGATCTGGACGCTGACGATCATCGTCACGATCAAGTACGTGCTCTTTCTGTTGCGTGCCGATAACCAGGGGGAGGGCGGCACGCTCTCGCTACTCGCTCTGCTGATGAAGACCGCCAATGGTCATGCGTCGATCCTTTTCTTCATGGGCATTGCCGGAGCGGCCCTTTTCATCGGTGATGCGATGATCACACCGGCATTGTCGGTTCTTTCGGCGGTTGAAGGGCTCAGGCTGGTGACGCCTGCGCTTACGGACTATGTCGTTCCGATCGCCGTGGTTATCATGCTGCTGCTGTTCGCCGTGCAGTCGAAAGGTACCGCCGCGGTTTCCAATTTCTTCGGGCCGATCACCCTCGTCTGGTTTCTGGTGATGGGCGCTGTCGGTCTGATGCACATCGCCGACGACATGTCGATCTTCGCAGCGTTCAATCCGCTTTATGCCGCCACGTTCATGCTGAACGAGGGCTTCGTCGGCATGATCGTGCTCGGCGCGGTCTTTCTGACCGTAACCGGCGCGGAGGCGCTCTATGCCGACCTCGGCCATTTCGGTCGCCGGCCGATCCAATGGGCATGGTTCACTGTCGTGTTCCCTGCACTCACGCTGAATTATCTCGGTCAGGGTGCGTTCGTGCTCAAGAACCCGGACGCGATGTCCGATCCGTTCTTCCTGATGTTTCCGAAATGGGCGCTGCTGCCGGCCGTCCTGCTGGCGACCGCAGCGACGATCATCGCCAGCCAGGCCGTGATCACCGGTGCTTTCTCCCTGACGCGTCAGGCAATCCATCTCGGCTTCCTGCCGCGGATGGCGATCTTCCATACGTCGGAAACCCACACCGGCCAGATCTATCTGCCGAACGTAAATACGCTGCTGATGTTCGGCGTCATGGCTCTGGTCTTCATGTTCGGCTCCTCCGAGGCCTTGGCGACCGCCTATGGTATCTCCGTCACGGGCGCCATGGTCGTGACGACGATCCTTTCCTTCGAGTTCCTGCGTGCTCGCTGGAACTGGTCGGCCTGGTGGGCAGCCGGCGCGCTGTTTCCGCTCTTCATGCTGGAGTTCTTCTTCCTCGGCGCCAACATGCTGAAAATCCATGATGGCGGCTACGTGCCGATATTGATCGCAGCGACCTTCATCATAGTCATGTGGACCTGGAAGCGAGGCACGGAACTGCTGCATGCCAAGACGCGGCATATCGACATTCCGCTGTCGAGCTTCATCAAATCGATCGAGCGCAAGAGCGAACATGCGCCGGTGGCCGTGCCCGGCACGGCGATCTTCCTGACGAGCGACCCGGACTCGACGCCGGCGGCGCTGCTTCACAACATCAAGCACAATCACGTGCTGCACATGCAGAACTTCATTCTGACGATCCGCACGGCCAATACACCGAAAGTGCCCAAGGAGGAACGCGTCAGTGTGAAGCCTCTGTCCGAACGCTTCACCCTTCTCGAGATGAAGTTCGGCTTCATGGAGACCCAGAACGTCTCCCAGGCGCTTGGTCTCTTCCGCAAGTCGGGGCTGAAATTCGACATCATGTCGACGTCGTTCTATCTCGGTCGCCGCAAGCTTGTGCCCGACGCCCAGTCCGGCATGCCGCACTGGCAGGATCGTCTGTTCATCGCGCTCGCCAGTGCGGCGATCGACCCGTCGGACTATTTCCGTCTGCCAACAAACCGCGTGGTCGAACTCGGCTCTCACGTGATCATCTGA
- the apbC gene encoding iron-sulfur cluster carrier protein ApbC: protein MPDVTRETVLEKLRSVRGPDMEGNIVDLGLVSDVFISDGKAYFSITVPADRAKELEPMRAAAERVVREIPGVKAAMVALTADRKAAPQAAPVQTPRQVPPATHGHGQRPAGGAPAKAGIPGVGAIIAVASGKGGVGKSTTSVNLALALQANGLKVGLLDADIYGPSMPRLLKISGRPQQIEGRLIRPMENYGLTVMSMGFLVDEEVAMIWRGPMIQSALLQMLREVAWGELDILVVDMPPGTGDAQLTMAQQVPLAGAVIVSTPQDLALVDARKGLTMFRKVEVPVLGIVENMSYFVAPDTGNRYDIFGHGGARKEAERIGVPFLGEVPLTMGIRETSDAGTPVVVSEPEGEVARIYRNIAAKVWEQVSAARQSKSRTMPDIVFE from the coding sequence ATGCCGGACGTAACCAGGGAAACGGTTCTTGAAAAGCTGCGGAGCGTGCGCGGCCCGGACATGGAGGGCAACATCGTCGACCTCGGCCTTGTCTCCGATGTCTTCATTTCCGACGGCAAGGCCTATTTTTCGATCACCGTGCCGGCCGATCGGGCGAAGGAACTCGAGCCGATGCGTGCCGCGGCGGAGAGGGTCGTGCGCGAAATACCCGGCGTCAAGGCGGCGATGGTCGCGCTGACGGCCGATCGCAAGGCAGCGCCGCAGGCGGCGCCGGTTCAGACACCGCGGCAGGTTCCGCCAGCGACCCACGGGCACGGTCAGCGTCCGGCCGGCGGCGCTCCGGCAAAGGCGGGTATCCCCGGCGTCGGCGCCATCATCGCTGTTGCTTCCGGCAAGGGCGGTGTCGGCAAATCGACGACATCGGTGAACCTGGCGCTCGCACTGCAGGCAAACGGCTTGAAGGTCGGTCTGCTGGACGCCGATATCTACGGCCCCTCCATGCCACGCCTGTTGAAAATCAGTGGCCGACCGCAACAGATCGAAGGGCGGCTCATTCGCCCGATGGAAAACTACGGGCTGACGGTCATGTCGATGGGATTCCTCGTCGACGAGGAGGTTGCCATGATATGGCGCGGTCCGATGATCCAGTCCGCCCTGCTGCAGATGCTGCGCGAAGTGGCCTGGGGCGAGCTCGACATTCTCGTCGTGGACATGCCGCCCGGCACCGGTGACGCACAACTGACCATGGCCCAACAGGTGCCGCTGGCCGGTGCCGTCATCGTCTCGACACCGCAGGACCTCGCACTCGTCGATGCACGCAAGGGCCTCACGATGTTCCGAAAGGTGGAAGTCCCGGTTCTCGGTATTGTCGAAAACATGAGCTACTTCGTGGCGCCCGACACGGGCAACCGTTACGACATCTTTGGTCACGGCGGCGCGCGCAAGGAAGCCGAACGCATCGGTGTGCCATTCCTCGGCGAGGTACCCTTGACCATGGGCATTCGCGAAACCTCCGACGCGGGCACGCCGGTGGTGGTTTCAGAACCCGAGGGCGAGGTCGCGCGCATCTACCGGAATATCGCAGCGAAGGTGTGGGAGCAGGTTTCGGCGGCCCGGCAGAGCAAGAGCAGAACCATGCCCGACATCGTCTTCGAATAG
- a CDS encoding magnesium transporter CorA family protein, with product MITGYCKNGDAVALSAAEPPASLRPDIVWIDLVEPSKAEDLMMEELLGISIPTRDDLKDIEPSSRLYTENDTVFMTASLVYRSDTEIPGLTDVGFILSGGRLVTIRYAEPRAFGLFKTGMHRIPGGCRNGAMLLTRLLETIADRTAEILEQAVDKIDDLSIEVFGDKAAARRRPPHLLEARLRDVAGHHRLVAKTRDSLASLSRLLTFVYTVPVVQEDKDSREICRSISRDIQSLSEHAAFISGNITFLLDASLGLINVEQNAIIKIFSIASVVLLPPTLVASIYGMNFRVMPELDWQLGYPWALAAMVISAVIPFFFFRWKGWL from the coding sequence ATGATCACGGGATACTGTAAGAACGGTGACGCCGTTGCCTTGTCGGCGGCAGAGCCGCCGGCGTCCCTGCGGCCCGATATCGTCTGGATCGATCTCGTCGAGCCGAGCAAGGCCGAAGATCTGATGATGGAGGAATTGCTGGGGATCTCCATCCCGACGCGGGACGACCTGAAGGATATCGAGCCGTCAAGCCGCCTCTATACCGAGAACGACACCGTGTTCATGACGGCGTCGCTGGTCTATCGCAGCGACACGGAAATTCCCGGCCTGACCGATGTCGGCTTCATTCTTTCGGGCGGCCGGCTGGTGACGATTCGTTACGCGGAACCCAGGGCGTTCGGCTTGTTCAAAACCGGCATGCATCGGATTCCCGGCGGCTGCCGCAACGGCGCCATGCTTCTCACCCGGCTGCTCGAGACGATTGCCGACCGGACGGCGGAAATCCTGGAACAGGCCGTGGACAAAATAGACGATCTGTCGATCGAGGTTTTCGGTGACAAGGCGGCAGCCAGACGCCGGCCACCGCACTTGCTCGAGGCTCGGCTACGCGATGTCGCGGGTCACCACAGGCTCGTCGCAAAAACGCGTGACAGCCTCGCCTCGCTTTCAAGGCTCCTGACCTTCGTCTACACTGTACCCGTCGTGCAGGAAGACAAGGACAGCCGCGAAATCTGCCGCTCGATATCTCGGGACATACAATCGCTCTCCGAGCACGCGGCGTTTATTTCCGGAAACATCACGTTTCTGCTGGATGCCTCGCTTGGTCTTATCAATGTCGAGCAGAATGCGATCATCAAGATCTTCTCGATCGCCTCGGTTGTCCTCTTGCCGCCCACTCTCGTGGCTTCCATTTATGGAATGAATTTCCGCGTGATGCCGGAGCTTGATTGGCAGCTCGGCTATCCGTGGGCGCTGGCGGCGATGGTGATTTCGGCCGTGATACCCTTCTTCTTTTTCCGTTGGAAAGGCTGGCTTTAA
- a CDS encoding F0F1 ATP synthase subunit C: MEAEAAKFIGAGLACLGMAGTALGLGNIFGSYLSGALRNPSAADGQFGRLVFGFAVTEALGIFSLLVALLLLFAV, translated from the coding sequence ATGGAAGCGGAAGCAGCAAAGTTCATCGGTGCAGGTCTTGCATGCCTTGGTATGGCCGGCACGGCTCTCGGCCTCGGCAACATCTTCGGCAGCTACCTGTCCGGCGCGCTGCGCAACCCGTCGGCTGCTGACGGCCAGTTCGGCCGCCTCGTATTCGGCTTCGCCGTTACGGAAGCTCTGGGCATCTTCTCGCTGCTCGTAGCCCTGCTCCTCCTCTTCGCCGTCTAA
- a CDS encoding ribonuclease HII, whose translation MSRRKSPDSPLFPIELPVPDFGFELAARRDGFWPVAGADEAGRGPLAGPVVAAAVILDPDAIPDGLNDSKLLSPEQREALFEQILATATVSIASSSATRIDTTDILKASLDAMRRAVDGLSTTARFVLVDGRDVPPGISCHAKAVIKGDSRSMSIAAASIVAKVTRDRMMARADATFPAYGFAVHAGYATVKHRNAIDSHGPCSLHRMSFRPFRQV comes from the coding sequence ATGTCACGTCGCAAGTCGCCCGATTCCCCACTTTTTCCCATCGAGCTGCCCGTCCCTGATTTCGGCTTCGAGCTTGCTGCCCGGCGAGATGGCTTTTGGCCTGTCGCCGGTGCGGACGAGGCTGGGCGCGGTCCTTTGGCCGGTCCGGTCGTTGCTGCCGCGGTCATCCTCGACCCGGACGCCATTCCGGACGGTCTCAACGACAGCAAGCTCCTGAGCCCGGAGCAGCGCGAAGCACTGTTTGAGCAAATTCTTGCGACGGCGACGGTGTCGATCGCCTCGTCTTCGGCGACACGCATCGACACGACCGATATCCTCAAGGCAAGCCTCGACGCGATGCGGCGGGCCGTCGACGGTCTTTCCACGACCGCACGTTTTGTGCTCGTCGACGGTCGTGATGTTCCGCCGGGCATCTCCTGTCACGCCAAAGCGGTCATCAAAGGCGATTCCCGATCGATGTCGATCGCCGCCGCATCGATCGTCGCCAAGGTGACCCGTGATCGCATGATGGCCCGCGCCGATGCCACGTTCCCGGCCTACGGCTTCGCCGTTCACGCCGGCTATGCCACCGTAAAGCATCGAAACGCGATCGACAGCCACGGCCCGTGCTCGCTGCATCGAATGAGCTTCCGCCCCTTTCGCCAGGTCTGA
- a CDS encoding AtpZ/AtpI family protein produces the protein MTEKPEESLEERLKRLGDDIASKRTDKSDDVETRAAESRQGYAAAMKLSSEFIAGIVVGAFLGYLLDHFAGTGPWGMIVLLLLGFCAGVLNVLRSAGLVATPDQGRRSPGNDKKDGDGA, from the coding sequence GTGACGGAGAAGCCGGAAGAAAGTCTGGAAGAGCGGCTGAAGCGCCTTGGCGACGACATCGCGTCCAAACGGACGGACAAGTCGGACGACGTCGAGACGCGCGCCGCGGAAAGCCGGCAAGGTTATGCGGCGGCGATGAAGCTCTCGAGCGAGTTCATCGCCGGGATCGTTGTCGGGGCGTTTCTGGGCTATCTTTTGGACCATTTTGCGGGTACAGGGCCGTGGGGCATGATCGTCTTGCTCCTCCTGGGGTTCTGTGCCGGCGTCTTGAACGTGCTGCGGTCGGCCGGGCTGGTGGCGACGCCGGATCAGGGACGACGCAGCCCTGGAAATGACAAGAAGGACGGGGATGGCGCCTGA
- a CDS encoding F0F1 ATP synthase subunit A, producing the protein MSNDPTHQFLVNKIVPIEIGGIDFSFTNASLFMVATVGAAAGFLYLTTSQRGLIPTRMQSVSEMSYEFIASMLREGAGSHGMKFFPMVFSLFMFILTANLLGMFPYFFTVTSQIIVTFALAVFVIGTVLLYGFYKHGLGFLKLFVPHGVPGALLPLVVSIEIISFLSRPISLSVRLFANMLAGHITLKVFAGFVASLSAFGALGIGGAILPLLMTVALTGLEFLVAFLQAYVFAVLTCMYLNDAVHPGSH; encoded by the coding sequence GTGTCAAACGATCCGACCCACCAGTTCCTGGTCAACAAGATTGTCCCGATCGAAATTGGCGGAATTGACTTTTCCTTCACCAATGCGTCGCTGTTCATGGTCGCGACCGTCGGTGCAGCCGCCGGCTTTCTCTATCTGACGACCTCGCAGCGCGGCCTGATCCCGACACGCATGCAGTCGGTTTCGGAAATGTCCTACGAATTTATCGCCTCGATGCTGCGCGAGGGCGCCGGCAGCCACGGGATGAAATTCTTCCCGATGGTGTTCTCGCTGTTCATGTTCATCCTGACCGCGAACCTGCTCGGCATGTTTCCGTATTTCTTCACGGTTACCAGCCAGATCATCGTGACCTTCGCTCTCGCCGTCTTCGTGATCGGCACGGTCCTCCTCTACGGCTTCTACAAGCACGGCCTCGGCTTCCTGAAGCTTTTCGTGCCGCATGGCGTGCCGGGCGCGCTGCTGCCGCTGGTGGTGTCGATCGAAATCATCTCGTTCCTTTCCCGTCCCATCAGCCTCTCGGTCCGTCTGTTCGCAAACATGCTGGCCGGCCATATCACGCTGAAGGTCTTCGCAGGCTTTGTCGCCTCGCTCAGCGCCTTCGGCGCGCTCGGCATCGGTGGCGCGATCCTGCCGCTCCTCATGACCGTCGCTCTCACCGGTCTTGAATTCCTGGTCGCCTTCCTCCAGGCCTATGTCTTTGCGGTGCTGACCTGCATGTACCTCAACGACGCCGTCCACCCGGGAAGCCACTAA